A region of the Leucobacter komagatae genome:
CGAGCAGGTTGCCCGCGCCGCGAAGCTCGAGGTCCTTCAGCGCGACCTGCATGCCCGAGCCCAGCTCGTTGTTCGCGGCAAGGGTCTCCAGCCGCTCGTTCGCGTGCTCGGTGAGGGGCTTGTCGGGGTCGTACAGGAAGTACGCGTATGCGCGCTCGCGGCTGCGCCCGACGCGGCCTCGCAGCTGGTGGAGCTGGCTGAGGCCATACTTGTCAGCCTGGTCGATGATGATCGTGTTCGCGTTGGCGATGTCGAGGCCGGTCTCGATGATCGTCGTCGAGACGAGCACATCGAACTTACGCTCCCAGAAATCCTGCACGACCTGCTCGAGCTGGTGCTCAGAGAGCTTGCCGTGGGCGACGGCGACGCGCGCCTCGGGCACAAGCTCTGCGATCTTCGCCGCCGTGCGGCCAATCGAGCTCACGCGGTTGTGCACGAAGAACACCTGCCCCTCGCGGAGCAGCTCGCGGCGGATCGCCGCCGAGATCTGCCGGTCGCTGCGCGGCCCGACGAAGGTGAGGATCGGGTGCCGATCTTCCGGCGGTGTCGCGAGCGTCGACATTTCGCGGATGCCGGTGACGGCCATTTCGAGCGTGCGCGGGATCGGGGTCGCGCTCATCGCGAGGATGTCGACGCCCGTCTTGAGCTTCTTCAGGCTGTCCTTGTGCTCGACGCCGAAGCGCTGCTCCTCGTCGATGATGAGGAGGCCGAGATCCTTGTAGATCACGCTGTCGGCGAGGAGCCGGTGCGTGCCAATGACGACGTCGACGGTGCCGGCGGCGAGGCCCTCAAGCGTCTCTTTTGCCTCCTTGTCGGTCTGGAACCGGCTGAGCGCGCGCAACTGCACCGGGAACCCGGCGAAGCGGTTCTGGAAGGTCTCGAAGTGCTGGTTCGCGAGCAGCGTCGTGGGCACGAGCATCGCGACCTGCTTGCCGTCCTGCACCGCCTTGAACGCCGCGCGCACCGCGACCTCAGTCTTGCCGAACCCGACGTCACCGGCGAGCAGCCGGTCCATCGGCACGGGGCGCTCCATGTCGCGCTTCACCTCGTCAATGGTGGTGAGCTGGTCGAGCGTCTCGGCGTACGGGAATGCCTCCTCGAGCTCGCGCTGCCACGGGGTGTCCGTGGAGAACGCGTGACCGGGCGACGCCATGCGTGCCGAGTACAGCTTCACGAGCTCGACGGCGATGTCACGGACGGCCTTGCGGGCCTTCTTCTTCGCGCCTTCCCAGTCGCTGCCGCCCATCTTTGAAAGCGCGGGCGCCTCGCCGCCGACGTACCGCGAGAGCTGGTCGAGCTGGTCGGTCGGCACGTACAGCTTGTCCTTCGGCATGCCGCGCTTCGTCGAGGCGTACTCGATAACGAGGTACTCGCGCAGCGCCTTCCCGGCGTCGCGCCCGATACCGGTGGGAACCATGCGCTGGGTGAGCTCGACGAACTGGCCAATGCCGTGCGTCTCGTGCACCACGTGGTCGCCGGCGACGAGCTTCAGCGGGTCGACGACGTTCTTGCCGCGCCGACGCGCAAGCTTCTGCCCGGTCTGCCCCTGCGCGGTGACCGTGCGGCCGAAGAATTCGGCCTCGGTCTCGAGCAGCAGCTTGGCTTCCTCGTTCTCAAAGCCCTGCCATGCGATGCCCGTGACGAGGTAGATGACCCCGTGTTCGAGCTCAGCCGGAAGCTCCTCGACAATGCGGGCCGCGGCGCCCGTCTCTAAGAGCAGGTCGCGGGCGCGCTCGACGAGCCCGACGCCCTGAGCGGTGACGATCGCGCGCCACCCGTCCGCAAGCCTGCGGCTCAGGTGCACGAGCGCCTGGGCCGTCGCGTCGCTGTCCGTCGCCGACCGGCGAACCGGTCCGCCCTGCACCGTGATGATCGCGTCGTCGACGCCGTCGATCACGGTGAGGCCGCGCGGCTCATCGCCGCCCTCGGCGTCGTTCGGGCCAGTTGAGCTCACCGCGCCGTCCAGATCTTCAGCGTCGCGCACGAAGCCCGTCAGGCTCCACCACGGGCGATCATGCGACGCGCGCCGAAGCTCGGCGACCGTGAGCATGCCGCTGTCGCCGGTCGGCACGGGCGTCTCAGCGCCGACGGTCGCCGCGTGCCAGGCCGCCTCAAGGAACTCTCGGTTCGTCTCGGCAAGGCTCACCGCACGACCGGAGACCCGCTCGGGCGACACGACGAGCACGGCGCCGCCGTCGGGCAGCAGCCCGGTGAGTGGCGCGAGCCCTGGCACGAGCTGCGGCAGCAGGCTCTCCATGCCCTCGACCGCGATCCCCTCGGTCATCTTCTCGAGCATCGTCGACAGCGCCGGGAACTTCGGCAGCAGCTCGGCGGCGCGGGCACGCACCTCGTCGGTGAGCAGCAGCTCGCGCGCCGGCCACAGTTCGAGGAGCTCGACGGGGTCGCCGGCGCTGCGCTGGTCGGACACCGAGAACCTGCGGATCTGATCGACCTCGTCGCCGAAGAAGTCGACGCGCATCGCCTGCTCGGCCGCGGGCGGGAAAACGTCGAGGATGCCGCCGCGCACGGCGAACTCGCCGCGCCTGGTCACCATGTCGACGCGCGTGTAGGCGAAGTCGACGAGCTTGCGCGAGAGCGATTCGAGGCCGGTCTCTGCGCCGCCGATCCGCGGTTCCTCGCCAGCGCGGAGCACGACGGGCTCGGCGAGCGCGGCGTGTGGCGACACGGGCTGCAGCGCCGCGCGGACCGAGGCGACCATGACGAGCGGCCCGGCCTCGGACTGCGCTGAGTCGTCGCGGTAATCCCGGAGCATCCGCAGCGCCTCGGCGCGGCGCCCGACGGTCTCAGCGCTCGGGCTCAGCCGCTCGTGCGGCAGCGTCTCCCATGCCGGGAACTCGGTGGTGCGCGCCTCAGGGATGAGCGACGCAATCGCTTGGCGGATCGCATCAGCCTCGCGGCTCGTCGCGGCGATAAGGAGGTACGCCCCGCGATCCCCCGCCTTTCGGCGCCGATGGATCAGGCCGGCGATGAGAGGTGCGCGCAGCCCGTCAGAGACCGAGAACTCGGCGTCGGTGCCCGCGGCGTCGAGGGCTCGCGCGAACGAGGGCGCGCCCTCGAGCAGCCCGTCAAGCCCGCGGAGGCTCATCGTGCGCCCCCGTGGAATCGCTGCTGCGTCGCGGTGAGCCCGTCTGTCACGAGCATCTCGCTCGCATCTGCCGCATCTTCGAGCAGCACGGCGAGCGTGTCGCGCTCACCGGAAGCGAACGGTTTCAGCACGAAGTCGGCCGGATCCTGCTGGCCTGGCGGGCGCCCGATCCCGATGCGCACGCGCAAAAACTCGGGGGTGCCGAGCGCCTTAGCGATGTCTCGGAGGCCGTTATGGCCGCCGTGGCCACCGCCCTGCTTGAGCTTCAGCGAATCGAACGGGAGGTCGAGCTCATCGTGGAGCACGATCACGCGTTCGGGCTCGACGCCGAAGTACTTTGCGAGCGCCGACACCGGGCCGCCCGACGTGTTCATGTACCCGTTGGACTTCGCGAGGATGAGCTTCGGCCCGCCGGGCACAAGCCGGCCCTCGGCGACGCGCGAGTTCGTCTTGTGGGGCGAGAACTTCGCACCCATGCGGCCCGCCAGCACGTCGAGCGCCATCTGGCCGACGTTGTGCCGAGTCGCCTCGTACTTAGGCCCGGGGTTGCCCAGGCCAACGACCAGCCAACTATCACTCGCCACGGTCTCAACGTCCTTTTTCTTTCGCAGGCCAAACACCCTCTAAGCCTATGCGCCGTCGGGCCGCCGAGAGTGCGAAATTGCTCTCGGCTGAATGGTTTGTCTAGACACACGAAACCCGCCGGGCGGTGAGCCACCGCCCGGCGGGTTTCGTGAAGTACCTGAGGGTTACTCGGCAGCTGCTTCCTCTGCCGCCTCTGCGGCCTCCTCGTCCGCGCCAGCGCCGCGGGGAACGACAACCTGCACAACGAGGTGGTCGGCGTCGTCGAGGAGCTCGGCGCCCTTGGGGAGCTCGAGATCGCCGGCGAGAATCTGGGTGCCCTCTTCCGCGCCCTCGATGTCAACGACAACCGAGTCGGGGATCGAGGTTGCAGGAACGAGCAGGCGTGCCGTGTTCAGGTCCTGCAGCGAGGTGGTGCCCGAGAACGAGGTGCCGGTGACGTGGATCGGAACCTCGACCTCGACCTTCTCGCCCTTCTTCACGATGAGCATGTCGACGTGCTCGATGATCTGGCGTACGGGATCCTTCTGCACGTCCTTGACGAGCACGAGCTCCGACTTACCCTCGATGTCGAGCTCGATGAGCGCGTTCGCCTGGCGAACGATGAGGCTCAGCGGGTGGGTCTCAACCGTGATGTGCTTGGGGTCGGTGCCGTGGCCGTAGACAACGACGGGGGTCTTGCCTGCAGCGCGGAGCTTGCGGGCCGCACCCTTACCGAAGTTATCGCGGGTGGTTGCTTCGAGCTTGTTCTCTACGCTCATGATGATTCTCCTTGCGGGCTCTCGCCCCGTGTCGGGCGGGTTTCCCCGCCGGCGTGGTGTCTCGCACTTATAACGTGCGACGCAGCGATGCCCCGATGTGGGGAGGTCGTTCCGCGTCGATAACGGGCGTTTCCGCCCCTCGCCGAAGTACAGCCACTAATCCTACACGAACCGGGCCACGTCTACGACCCGAGCGTCGCGATTGCCTGCCCGATTTCCGTGTCGCCGTCGAGCAAGTCGAAGGCGACACTGCCGAGTTCGGGGCGCGCCACCACCTCGGCGAGCACCTGTGCGACGTTGTCGCGGCTCACCGGCCCACGGTCGAGCTGGGAGCTCACGGTCACGCGGCCGCTCCCTTCTTCGTTTGTCAGGGTGCCGGGGCGCACGATCACCCAGTCGAGCCCGCTGGCTTCGAGGGCGAGATCGGCCGCGTACTTCGCGCGCTGGTATGCGGCGAAATCAACGCCCATGGACTCCGGCGGCGCGGTCGCAACCCCGATGTATGAGATCTGTACAACCCGCGCGCCGAGCTCAGCGGCGGCCGCCATTGTCGTGAGCGCGCCTTGATAGTCGACGGTTTCCTTGCGCTCGGGGCCAGACCCCGGACCGGCGCCAGCTGCGAACACGAGCGTGTCTGCGGCGCCGAGCGCACGAGCGAGCTCGTCGCCGGAGGATCGCTCGAGGTCGAACACCACGGGCTCTCCCCCCGCTCGTTCGACGTCGGCCGCGTGGTTGGGGTTCCGAATAGCGCTGAGCACCCGGTGGCCGGCTGCGCTCAAGAGCGCGGTTGCTTTGAGGGCGATCTGCCCATGCCCGCCGATCATGCCGACGGTGAAATTTGGGGGAAACTCGTTCACTGGTGACTCCTTTGCGACTATTCGGTTTGAGCGCCGGTGAGCTGCACGGTGTCGGCGCCATACGCCTCGACGAGCGCGTCGGCGTCGACGAGCGCCCCGATGCCCGGGCTGCCCGCGCCAACGACGACGGTCTGCCCGCGCAGACCCTCATCCACGATGACAGGCCAGGCTGTGCTTGACCCGAGCGGCGTGATTGTGCCGCGCTTGTAGCCCGTTGCGGCGTAGGCAGCGTCGGCGTCGGGCAGCGATAGCCGGTTGACGCCGAGGTGCGCACGCAGCTTCGCCCAGCTGAACTGACCGTCGAGTGGGGTGAGCACGAACACGAAGCTGTCGCCGCGCTGTACGACGACGCTCTTCACGATCTGAGCGCCGCCAAAGTCTGCGTTGGTCGGGCGGCCGGTGCCGTCGCGCACCACGAACTCGACGGTGAGCCCGCGTGCCGCAGCATCGGACGCGGCACGCCTGGTCTCAGCTGGTGCGCTCTGGCTGGTCTCTGCTGCGTCCGTCACTGCTGCCTCGTTTCTGTCCCGGGGGCGTTTCCCAGTCGGTGAAACGCCCCCGGGGAAGAAACTATTTCACCGGGTGAGCCCGGTTCTTACTGGTCGTTCCACGACCAGATGTCGTCACCGCGCAGCGACGCGTCAGCGCCACCGTCGCAGTAGATGACCTGGCCTGCCATGTGCGTGTTGTTCGCGTCCGTGAGCCAGACGAGCACGTCAGCGATCGACTGCGCCGGCTGGTGCGAGTTGAGCGGCATCGGAACCGCCGCATCGACCATCGCGCGGCCCTCCTCCGTGGCGAGCAACTGCTCGGTCATCGGAGTCACGACCGTGCCGGGTGCGACCGCGTTGAGCGCGATGCCAGCGCCGGCCCACTCGGGCGTCACCGCCTCGCGCCTCACCCAGCGGGCAATGGCCCGCTTTGACGACGGGTACACGAGGTAACCGACCTCGGGGCCCTGCGCCACGACCGCGTCAGCGATCTCGAGCGTCTTCGCCTCGTCACCGGCGAGCGCGGCTTCGACCATCTCCTTGGAGTTGGGCTGCAGCGACGCCATCGATGAGACGACGGCGGCGCGAGGAGCCTCGGCTGCGGCGAGCGCCGGCCGCAGCGCCTCGAGGAGCTCGGTGACGCCGAAGTAGTTGATCGAGATGGTCTTCGCGATCGGAGCGGAGATGCCCGCGCACGCGATCACGCCGTCGATCACGCCGCCCGCGAGTTCGGTCGCGCGCGCTGCCGCGTCGATTCGGCCGTCGTGTGTGGAGAGGTCGGCCTCGACTTCGGCGCCCTTGAGGTCGATACCGATCACACGATCCCCTCGGTCGCGCAGCGTCTGTGCCGTCGTTGCCCCAATGCCTGAAGCTGAGCCGGTCACAACATAGGTACGTGTCATGGTGTTTCTCCTTCGCTTGCATGCGCCGCCCGGTTCGAGCGGCCTTTCGGGCGGCCGAGTGGCCGACCAGCTTCTAGGCGGATGGTTCCGGCTGAAGCAGCTTTCTTGCGACCTCGGTGACGGTGCCAATCTCGTCGGGTCGAAGCCCTGCCGTCGCGCGTTCGACCATGCGAATCCCGTAGAGCACGAGGCCGTCGTACGCCGTTTGCCCGGACTCGGAGAGTTCGATGAGCGCGGAGCGCGCGTCAGTGCGACTCGGCGTCCGGTCGATGAGGCCCGCGGTCGCGAGCCTGCTCAGTGTCTTGCTCATCGTTGGCCGGCTCAGCCGGAGCTCCGCGGCGAGCGCCGCTGGCTGCACGCCTGCGCGGTGCTGCCCGATGACGTAGAGCGCGCGCACGTCGCCCTCGGCGATGTCGAGATTGATCGCTGCCGCGATACTGCCCTGGGTCACCGCCGCCGTCCAGTTTGAAATCAGACCGACGACGGCAGTGAGCAGGTCGGCGGCGGTTGTCTCACTGGGTCTGGCTGGCATACTCCCAGCCTACTCCTTTAGTTGCCATTGGCAACTAGTTGTGCGCTGCGTATCGCTCCCGGCGCAATCTCACAGCTTTCGAGCGGTCAGCCGCCAGCGGTCACGAGCCCCGACTCATAGGCGGCAATGACCAGCTGCGTCCGGTCGCGCAGCCCGAGCTTGCTCAGCAGCCGGGAGACGTGGGTCTTCACGGTCTGCTCAGAGAGGAACAGCCGCTCCGCAACCTCGGCGTTCGTGTGCCCCGCCGCGATGAGCCGCATCACATCGAGTTCGCGCTCGGTGACCTGCGACAAGGTCGCGCTCTGCTTGCGCTCCGGCCTGGCCGCGTAGTCGGCGATGAGCCGCCGCGTCACCGACGGCGCGAGCAAGGCCTCGCCCGACGCGACGACGCGCACCGCGCCAACGAGATCCTCCGCGCTCGCGTCCTTGAGGAGAAACCCGCTCGCGCCCGCCCGCAGCGCCGAGAACACGTACTCGTCGGCATCGAACGTCGTGAGCATAATGACCCGCGGGTGGTCGTCGCCCGGCCTGCCAAGCAGCGCACGGGTCGCGTCGAGGCCGTTCATCCGCGGCATACGAATGTCCATCAGGATCACGTCCGGGCGCGCGCGGCGCGCAAGCTCAAGCACCTCATCGCCGTCCGCGGCATCCCCGACCACGGTGATGTCGGGCTGGGCGCCGAGCAGCGCGCCGAAGCCCTGCCGCACCATCGCCTGGTCGTCGACGATCGCGACACGAATGGGAGAGGTCTCGGGGGCGCTCATGGTCATGGGACGATCATAAACGGGCAGGATCGCAAAGCGCCCACCCACCCCGAGTTCTCGGGCACGTTCGCTCTCACGGGGGAACGGCCCGGGGCCGACGTTCACCCCGCAGGGTGACGTGCGCGGCGGGTGCGGCGTTTTACAGTTGGCAGCACCGGCAGCACTCGTGCCGGAAGATCGGCCTCACCGGCCACGGGTCGGAAGAGAGACAGGGATACCCACCATGGTGAATACAGCAGCACAGACGACAGTGCCATCGCGAGGAGGCAGGTGGTCAGAGCTCTTCAACCCAGCCCGAGTGATGCGCGACATCGGCTACGTGCTTCCCGGTTTCTTTGTCTCGCTGTTCGCGTTCTCGCTGCTCGTCCCCCTCGCATCCCTCGGCATCGCTACCCTCATCATTTGGCTCGGCGCGCTCCTACTCCCCGCTACGCTCCTGCTCGCGACGAAGTTCGCACACCTCTCCCGGAGCCGCGCCGCCTGGTGGGGCGAGAGCGTTCCGCCCCCCGGCTACCAGGTTGTCGGCGAAGGCGTGACCGGGTTCATGCGCATCATGGCGGACGGCCGCCGGTGGCTCGACCTCGCGTTCGAGACGCTCGTCGCGTTTCCGGCTCGCGCGATCACGTTCTCGATCGGGATCACCTGGCTGTCGGCCGCGCTCGGGGGGCACGACCTGGTTCATCTGGGCCCGGTTCCTTCCCGAAAACGACAGCGTCTTCCCCGGCAACATGCTTCTCGCCCTGTTCGGCGATGCACTGACCCCAGAGGTCGCCTACTCGCGCGCCGCTGAGGGCGTGACCTACACGGTCTTCGGCGTTGTTACGTTCCTACTGCTGCCCATCGTCATGCGTGCGCTTGCGGTGTTCGACATCGCCCTCACTCGCGCGGGCCTCGGCGGGAACGCGGCGGAGGCGCCGGCTGCCCCGACCGCCGCCAGCCCTAGCGACGGCATGTCGCTGGCCGAGGCGCTGCCGTTCGCGTCATTCACTGGCTGGTCATGGATCCTGATCGGCTTCGCCACCGTCGCGACGATCGCCGTGACTTGGCCCCTCCTTGTCACGCTCTACGAGGTGCACCCTGCGATCGCGATGGTGCTCGCCGCCGCTGAGGCGGCCGCGGTTGCCCTCGCGCTGCGGCTCCCCGCCCTTGCGATCGCGCTTGGCACCGTCACGCCCGCCGCGACCACGCTCATCACCGCCGCGCCCATCGCCACTCCGTGGCCGTGGCCCGTCACCATGCTGATCGTGCAGGCGCTTCTCGCCTTCATCATCGGGCTGCGGCACGACTGGCGGTGGGTACTCGCGGCGCTCGCGCTCCCGCAGCTCGCCGTCATCGCGGCCGTCGCGTTCTCGGGGGCCGGGTTCACTGGCGGCGCGATCACGAGCCTCGTCATCAGCAGTTCCGTGGCACTCGGTCTGGGGCTCTGCGGAATCGTCGCGCAGCGCCTGCTCGAGAACCGTGGGGCGCTTCGCGCCGAGCGCCAGCACAGCGCAGAGCTCGATGCGAAGCAGCGTGAGCTGTCCGAGCGCAATGTCGTCGCGCGCGAGCTGCACGACGTCGTCGCCCACAGCATGTCGGTCGTGAGCATCCAGGCGAACACGGCGAAGTACCGCATCCCCGGGCTCGGTGACGAGGCGGAGGCCGAGTTCGAGGCGATCGCGCAGTCATCGCGGCAGGCTCTCTCCGAGATGCGCGGGCTGCTCGCGACGCTCCGCGACAGCGACGGCACGGCCCCGCTCGCACCGCAGCCCACCCTCGCCGACCTGCCGGCGCTCATCCAGTCGAGCCGCAACTCGGGTGCCGAGATCAATTACCGCACAGCGGGTGACGCTCCCGCCGAGAGCGTGCTGTCAGCGACGGGGCTCACCGTGTATCGCGTCGTTCAGGAGAGCCTCGCGAACGCGATGCGGCACGCCCCCGGCGCCGCGATCGACGTGACGGTCACGCTCGGGGACGACACGATCACCGTCGGCGTCGTCAACGGCCCCGCACCCCAGGAGGCGCCGCCTGCGCCGGGCTCGGGCCTCGGCCTCGCCGGGCTGCGGGAGCGCGTCACCGCGCTCGGCGGGTCGGTCACGGCCGGGCCGACGCCCGCTGCTGCCGGTGAGGGGTCAGGATCGGCCGGCGCTGGGTTCGCGGTGAGCGTCGAACTGCCCCGGTAGCCCGCGCTCGGCGCGTCCCGGCAGCGAGCCGCGCGTCTCCGCACCTCCTCGCAGCGTTAGAGCTCTGCGAGGAGGTGCTCGACGTCCTTGAGCACCGCGGCGACCGTCGCCTCTGGCGTCGAAGCGCCACCGACCAGGGTGTAGTCGCCGAAGCCTTCGGCCGAGACCATGAGCGCTTTCGTGCTCCCCGTCGCTGACGCGAACGGGTGCTCGCGCGGGTACGCCCGCACCTCGACCCGCGCCTCGTAACCGGTCGCCGTCCGTTCGAGCACGCCGACGAGCGCGGGCTTCTCCCCCGCCTCGCGCCAGGCGGCCACCCGCGCGCCGGTGACCTCGAGCACGCTTTCCCGTGTGATCCCGCGAAATGGCAGCCACTCGCCGAGCGCAAGCCCCGCGATGACAACGAGCTTCGCCGCCGTGTCGCTGCCGTCGAGGTCGAAGGTGGGGTCTGGCTCCGCGATCCCGCGCGAGATCGCTTCGGCGACGGCGGCGTCGAGCGAGGATCCTTGCCGGGTGACCGCGTCGAGCACGAACGAGGTTGTGCCCGTGAGCGCGGCTTCCACGCGCGTGACACTCGCGCCCGCCAGGTTGTGTCTGAGGAAGTCGACGGCGGGCAGCGCCGCCGAGCTCGCCCCGCTCGCGTGCACCCGGCTGCTGCTCGCGCTCGCGAGGCCGAGCAACCTGGCGCCGTGCAGGGCGAGGGCGCTCTTTGAGACCATGATCGCGTGGATGCCGCGCGGCAGCGCCCACTCAAGGTGCGCGAGCCCCGGGCCGCCTGTCTCGTAATCGTTCGGCCCGGCGTCGATGATGACATCGGGTGCCGCTTCTGCGAGGAACGCGGCCCCGGTGAGCCCCAGCGCCCACGAGGCGCGATCCTCGAACTCGCCCACCGCGATCCCGCCCGATCCGACGATGCCCGCGCGGCTCCCCGCCGCGCCGACGAGACGAAGGTCGACCCCGAAGCGTTCCGCATAGCGAACGCGCCGCGCGAGCAGCGCCACCGCGACGCGAGATCCGATCCCGCCACTCCCGGTGAGCGCTACCCGCACGACGCGCAGGGTCATGGTTGGCGCCTGGTTAGGCCGCGCCCTCGAACATCGAGGTCACGGAGCCATCCTCGAACACCTCGTGGATCGCCTTCGCGAGCAGCGGGGCGATCGACAGCACGGTGAGCTTCTCGAAGCGCTTCTCCTCGGGCACCGGCAGGGTGTCC
Encoded here:
- a CDS encoding aminoacyl-tRNA deacylase produces the protein MTDAAETSQSAPAETRRAASDAAARGLTVEFVVRDGTGRPTNADFGGAQIVKSVVVQRGDSFVFVLTPLDGQFSWAKLRAHLGVNRLSLPDADAAYAATGYKRGTITPLGSSTAWPVIVDEGLRGQTVVVGAGSPGIGALVDADALVEAYGADTVQLTGAQTE
- the mfd gene encoding transcription-repair coupling factor, whose amino-acid sequence is MSLRGLDGLLEGAPSFARALDAAGTDAEFSVSDGLRAPLIAGLIHRRRKAGDRGAYLLIAATSREADAIRQAIASLIPEARTTEFPAWETLPHERLSPSAETVGRRAEALRMLRDYRDDSAQSEAGPLVMVASVRAALQPVSPHAALAEPVVLRAGEEPRIGGAETGLESLSRKLVDFAYTRVDMVTRRGEFAVRGGILDVFPPAAEQAMRVDFFGDEVDQIRRFSVSDQRSAGDPVELLELWPARELLLTDEVRARAAELLPKFPALSTMLEKMTEGIAVEGMESLLPQLVPGLAPLTGLLPDGGAVLVVSPERVSGRAVSLAETNREFLEAAWHAATVGAETPVPTGDSGMLTVAELRRASHDRPWWSLTGFVRDAEDLDGAVSSTGPNDAEGGDEPRGLTVIDGVDDAIITVQGGPVRRSATDSDATAQALVHLSRRLADGWRAIVTAQGVGLVERARDLLLETGAAARIVEELPAELEHGVIYLVTGIAWQGFENEEAKLLLETEAEFFGRTVTAQGQTGQKLARRRGKNVVDPLKLVAGDHVVHETHGIGQFVELTQRMVPTGIGRDAGKALREYLVIEYASTKRGMPKDKLYVPTDQLDQLSRYVGGEAPALSKMGGSDWEGAKKKARKAVRDIAVELVKLYSARMASPGHAFSTDTPWQRELEEAFPYAETLDQLTTIDEVKRDMERPVPMDRLLAGDVGFGKTEVAVRAAFKAVQDGKQVAMLVPTTLLANQHFETFQNRFAGFPVQLRALSRFQTDKEAKETLEGLAAGTVDVVIGTHRLLADSVIYKDLGLLIIDEEQRFGVEHKDSLKKLKTGVDILAMSATPIPRTLEMAVTGIREMSTLATPPEDRHPILTFVGPRSDRQISAAIRRELLREGQVFFVHNRVSSIGRTAAKIAELVPEARVAVAHGKLSEHQLEQVVQDFWERKFDVLVSTTIIETGLDIANANTIIIDQADKYGLSQLHQLRGRVGRSRERAYAYFLYDPDKPLTEHANERLETLAANNELGSGMQVALKDLELRGAGNLLGGEQSGHIAGVGFDLYLRMIGEAVNTFKGEDVQTTTELILELPVDAHIPEDYVESERLRLEAYQKFSAASHPQAPAENVELVLEELTDRYGEPPAEVARLAAVSALRRRASILGLTKVVALGPTLRLEPVTLLDSRRMRMTRMYPGGKYTESTKTLQIPLPGGTASARSPLAGVGQRSTPDDGDIVKWTSTVVATLLEPDPGPAAAAPATS
- a CDS encoding homoserine dehydrogenase, encoding MTLRVVRVALTGSGGIGSRVAVALLARRVRYAERFGVDLRLVGAAGSRAGIVGSGGIAVGEFEDRASWALGLTGAAFLAEAAPDVIIDAGPNDYETGGPGLAHLEWALPRGIHAIMVSKSALALHGARLLGLASASSSRVHASGASSAALPAVDFLRHNLAGASVTRVEAALTGTTSFVLDAVTRQGSSLDAAVAEAISRGIAEPDPTFDLDGSDTAAKLVVIAGLALGEWLPFRGITRESVLEVTGARVAAWREAGEKPALVGVLERTATGYEARVEVRAYPREHPFASATGSTKALMVSAEGFGDYTLVGGASTPEATVAAVLKDVEHLLAEL
- a CDS encoding SDR family oxidoreductase; this encodes MNEFPPNFTVGMIGGHGQIALKATALLSAAGHRVLSAIRNPNHAADVERAGGEPVVFDLERSSGDELARALGAADTLVFAAGAGPGSGPERKETVDYQGALTTMAAAAELGARVVQISYIGVATAPPESMGVDFAAYQRAKYAADLALEASGLDWVIVRPGTLTNEEGSGRVTVSSQLDRGPVSRDNVAQVLAEVVARPELGSVAFDLLDGDTEIGQAIATLGS
- a CDS encoding sensor histidine kinase, producing the protein MLLALFGDALTPEVAYSRAAEGVTYTVFGVVTFLLLPIVMRALAVFDIALTRAGLGGNAAEAPAAPTAASPSDGMSLAEALPFASFTGWSWILIGFATVATIAVTWPLLVTLYEVHPAIAMVLAAAEAAAVALALRLPALAIALGTVTPAATTLITAAPIATPWPWPVTMLIVQALLAFIIGLRHDWRWVLAALALPQLAVIAAVAFSGAGFTGGAITSLVISSSVALGLGLCGIVAQRLLENRGALRAERQHSAELDAKQRELSERNVVARELHDVVAHSMSVVSIQANTAKYRIPGLGDEAEAEFEAIAQSSRQALSEMRGLLATLRDSDGTAPLAPQPTLADLPALIQSSRNSGAEINYRTAGDAPAESVLSATGLTVYRVVQESLANAMRHAPGAAIDVTVTLGDDTITVGVVNGPAPQEAPPAPGSGLGLAGLRERVTALGGSVTAGPTPAAAGEGSGSAGAGFAVSVELPR
- a CDS encoding sensor domain-containing protein, whose protein sequence is MVNTAAQTTVPSRGGRWSELFNPARVMRDIGYVLPGFFVSLFAFSLLVPLASLGIATLIIWLGALLLPATLLLATKFAHLSRSRAAWWGESVPPPGYQVVGEGVTGFMRIMADGRRWLDLAFETLVAFPARAITFSIGITWLSAALGGHDLVHLGPVPSRKRQRLPRQHASRPVRRCTDPRGRLLARR
- a CDS encoding MarR family winged helix-turn-helix transcriptional regulator; this encodes MPARPSETTAADLLTAVVGLISNWTAAVTQGSIAAAINLDIAEGDVRALYVIGQHRAGVQPAALAAELRLSRPTMSKTLSRLATAGLIDRTPSRTDARSALIELSESGQTAYDGLVLYGIRMVERATAGLRPDEIGTVTEVARKLLQPEPSA
- a CDS encoding response regulator is translated as MTMSAPETSPIRVAIVDDQAMVRQGFGALLGAQPDITVVGDAADGDEVLELARRARPDVILMDIRMPRMNGLDATRALLGRPGDDHPRVIMLTTFDADEYVFSALRAGASGFLLKDASAEDLVGAVRVVASGEALLAPSVTRRLIADYAARPERKQSATLSQVTERELDVMRLIAAGHTNAEVAERLFLSEQTVKTHVSRLLSKLGLRDRTQLVIAAYESGLVTAGG
- a CDS encoding 50S ribosomal protein L25/general stress protein Ctc yields the protein MSVENKLEATTRDNFGKGAARKLRAAGKTPVVVYGHGTDPKHITVETHPLSLIVRQANALIELDIEGKSELVLVKDVQKDPVRQIIEHVDMLIVKKGEKVEVEVPIHVTGTSFSGTTSLQDLNTARLLVPATSIPDSVVVDIEGAEEGTQILAGDLELPKGAELLDDADHLVVQVVVPRGAGADEEAAEAAEEAAAE
- the pth gene encoding aminoacyl-tRNA hydrolase, with amino-acid sequence MASDSWLVVGLGNPGPKYEATRHNVGQMALDVLAGRMGAKFSPHKTNSRVAEGRLVPGGPKLILAKSNGYMNTSGGPVSALAKYFGVEPERVIVLHDELDLPFDSLKLKQGGGHGGHNGLRDIAKALGTPEFLRVRIGIGRPPGQQDPADFVLKPFASGERDTLAVLLEDAADASEMLVTDGLTATQQRFHGGAR
- a CDS encoding SDR family oxidoreductase, with the protein product MTRTYVVTGSASGIGATTAQTLRDRGDRVIGIDLKGAEVEADLSTHDGRIDAAARATELAGGVIDGVIACAGISAPIAKTISINYFGVTELLEALRPALAAAEAPRAAVVSSMASLQPNSKEMVEAALAGDEAKTLEIADAVVAQGPEVGYLVYPSSKRAIARWVRREAVTPEWAGAGIALNAVAPGTVVTPMTEQLLATEEGRAMVDAAVPMPLNSHQPAQSIADVLVWLTDANNTHMAGQVIYCDGGADASLRGDDIWSWNDQ